TAAACAATTTCATATTACTTTGACATTACCTTAATTGTATTGATGTTATAGCGTTTATTTTACGGTACTATTTAATAGTATTACGACAAATACATATTGATATAGTTATGACGCAGGGCCTGTACATACAAGCACCGTCGAAGTTAGCTGGttcgttagctagctaaatgGCCCGGGATAATGTGGGTGTAGCTAGCTTTCAAATTAGAGGTAAGAGTGGACATTAGCCGGTTGCTGACCAAGTAGTTAAGGTATTTGGCCTCCTATAACACGTTGGCCAATGTTACATCCGAAGGAAATGTGTAAGCGTCACTTcccaaaaaaattacaaaataaaTACGGTTAATGTATTACATCGATGTGCTGCTaacgctactgtgtgtgtgtatgtatgtgtgtgtgtgtgtgtgtgtgtcggtgtgtgtgtgtgtgtgtcggtgtgtgtgtgtgtcggtgtgtgtgtgtgtcggtgtgtgtcggTTAGAGTGACCCGCCATGCGTGCGAGGACGGGCCCTTGCTGGAGGACCAGGAGACGGAGGGCCAGAGGCGGCTACACGGACTCCTGGTCCAACAGCTCGACACGGACGCCAACATCGACCGGTGAGCCGCAGAGTTATTCAGCTGAATGAAGAaaacattgattgattgatagaTAATTTGTTTGATAACAGCTGGAGTTGTGATAGGTACAGTGAAAACACATCAgccatcttaaaaaaaaaaaaaaaaatcgcaaAACTGCAGTGCTTTTGGCAGTGTAACTACGAACTGGCTTCAGATCCAAACACTCATTTCAATTCAGTAATGGTCTTCTAACTGATTAACGGTGGCAAGTAAAAACGTCTagctgtctctctttatctcttgttCTCTATTTCAGTTCCGTTCAGAAAATGCTTTAGTGTAATGAAACACATTTGtaaatattgccaaagcaacagtAAACTAATGATAACAATGGTaataatatatacacacacacacgcaggtgccTTGCCAAGAGGAAGTGTTTCGCCCCTGCGGCCTTGTACAAGCCCTTTGGGGAGCAGGCTGCTGGAGTTCGGAGCCTGTCCCAGTTCCAGGCCCTGCAGGACGGGGAGAGGGAGCAGACCAGCCTGCGAGAGCTGGGGCTCACGGACACTGAGATCGAGCTGTGGCTCAGTAGAGAGGCTCTCCACGTGGCTGAAAAGGTGAgccacaagcccccccccctctaacccaccacacacacacatatgcacacacacacacaccacctggtTAGGATCTCAATTATAATAATCTCAAAAGCTTTGTCGTGTTCGTGTTTGTTATTTGTGTTGTCAAGGGTGTGTTGGTATTGATGACATCTGTGctgcacagagtgtgtgtgttattaataTGTCTGTGctgtacagggtgtgtgtgtgttagtaataTGTCTCTGctgtacagggtgtgtgtgtcagtaataTGTCTTGTGttgtacagggtgtgtgtgtttcagtaatatgTTGTGTGTGGTACAGGGTGTGCTGCCAGCCCCAGGGGCGATGCAGCAACGCTTGCAGGTGATCAGGGACAAGATGGAGGCCAGGGCGGAGCTTCTGGCTTGTCCCCAGCGCTTCTCCGCCAGCCGGCCGCTGTCCAGGCGGGAGATGGAGATCGAGCGGGCGCTGTTCCATGGCAACGATCGCCTAGGTTTCCTCACGGCGCTCTATCACCAAGGTGGGGGCGATGCGATTGGCCCGTCTTGGATTAGCCTGGCTCGTGACCTCCTTTTGATTTAAAACAACctaacatttagacatttattaatttagagGATGCTTTTATCTAAATTGTTTAATCCGACTTTATTTGTTATATAATCTTTAATATTGATTGTGGCTTTTCAGCTGCCTAGATGCTAGAAGGTTCTTTGCAATGACGTTTTAAATGACCATGAGCATGTCTTCAGTGCTAATTAAGATGTCGTTTCCGTCTCAGAGGAAGATGCAGCAGATGACCAGCAGGGAGCGACCTCATCCAACACTCTGGACTCTCTCTACAGGAACGTCCTCTCTGAGGGCAGGAAACGCACGTCTCCCTCACaggaccctcctccacctcaaaccaaccaatcacagagctCACTGACACATGAGGACCAATCCCAAGGCTGGACAGACTGTCAGCCGGAGCCGTGGGGACAAAGTCACAGAGCCGCTGACGAATCAGGGTTAAGCAAGGACACCGTTGGCCAATCACAACTCCAGAACCGACCTGGACGGTTTTCTGCTCCAAAGAGGATAAACATAAGCCAGCCAATCGGCAGTCTGTGTGGAGCAGTGGAGGCGGGGTCAGGCGGACCACTGACGGTGAGAGGGGAGATTCTAGAGATTTCCGACGGAGAGATTCTGGAGAACCGAGAATCGGAGGAAGGGATCCGGAACATTCCACGGTTCCACAACTATCAGCCAGGAGAACCGTCCAAGGTATAGCTAACGATTTATCTGAGTGACTCATTTATTGCCTTGGTAAAAACAAGTACACGAAGAGGAACGTCATTGTTTGGTGTTTGCGGTCGTGGCGGCGCtgtgcaggtgctgtgtgtgcggAACCTGACTGGTCAGGCGTCCGTGGCCCAGCTGGTGGCGCTGTTCTCCAGGTTCCAGGGGGAGGGTGGGCCCCCAGTCCTCTACCGCCTCCTGACCGGTCGACTGAAGGGACAGGCCTTTATAACACTCtccggtaacacacacacacacacactctctttatcgttatctctctttttgtctatctcgtccacacacacattctctctctctctctctctccttttgtctctctgtctcagacagatgcactttacacacacacacacatgcgcacacacccaAGGTTCCTTTCAACTTACAATCAGAAACGGTTGGAAGTTTTACCTTCCATACAAATACTGGAAAGTGACaaaggtgtgcttgtgtgtgtgtctctctctctgtgtgtgtatccaccCCCATGACACGTTGCCATGGCATCCAGACACGGAAACGGCTCAGGTCGCCCTCCGGCTGGTGAACGGGTACCGGTTGCTAGGGAAACCTCTGGTGATCGAGTTTGGCCGGCAGCGGAGcggtgaggagaagggaggagaaggaggagaaggaggaggaacagcGGGAAGGTAGACCTCCAGAAACACAGCCTCAGTCCTGACGGAACAGAGCAACAGTCCAACTCAGGCCTGGCCACTCCTCTTTCCTCGCCCAATAAAACATACCGTTTTGTATATTTATTGTTATACAGCTGAATAAATAACCTGTCATGTATTCTCCTGGTTGCTTCATCTTCATAGTTCATGTCAATTGACTCGGAAGTGAGACAAGTTTTGTCGGAAGTGAGACGAGTTGGGTTTTGTCTGGTTTAAGTTTGAGTGGCATTCCACCTGTGAACACTAGAGGGTGCTAGATTTGTCACACGCTatctctgcctgtgtctctgttttaaaatgtaaattcaTACATGGAAATGTTCCCTGATAAATCTTCATAAAGAAGAGCTTCTGTGTGACACCTCTACATAGGCTGTCTACATTTGAATAAACAAACATTGGAAAAAAAAACTGGCTTTACTGTGTAACGGAGCCGGCTCAACAACAAGGCGTCTTCAGTCTGTTCCAAAAGGCCCATTGCGTTTGTGGACGCTTCTGGCTAGCTAATCAGTTTTAGATGTTTGTttaatagatgtgtgtgtgtgtgtgtgtgtgtgtgtgtgtgagagagaaagtctaAACTTTCCATCCCAGTCACGGTTCAGAAGGTTTGTTTTTGACAGCCTCCGCCCCCCTCAGTGGCATTCCAGGAGCCAGGAAGCCACAACACCAACTGTTCCCCCGTTTCCCACGGCGGCGAGACAGACACGATCCCGTCAGCTAGGGAGCCGGCCCAGTTCATGTGAGGTGACTGAGGAAAGGACAGGATCTGCCTCAGAGGCCTGCAACAGCATAGCTGTTTTGGCGTGTTACCTGAACAGTCTGGTCTGACTCACGTGCTCCCAAGTGTTACTTTGTCCTTTTCTCATTGATATATATATCCTTTTATCTCCAGATTTGTGAGAGATGTTATTGGTTGTATGTGGGACTGATGAACAAGGAGGGATGAAGTTGTCGTTGGTTTTGTCAGGTCAGGTGAGCTAGCGCTTGTGTTTGCCCTCTCTGTAGGATGGCCATGACCTCGTGTGTCTGTTCAGTTCatgcccaccatccctcccccccaaccctgcTCCCAAACCGAAACTCTGCATCATCGATTAGATGATAGGAGAGATGATTGTTTAGGGATGTTTGTGCTGGCCTCTCGTCTCATCTCTGTTGCTGTGAATCTCCTGCCTCTGGGTTTGGACTGGAGGCCGCTCATGAAAACTGCTTTCTTTCACCTTCTGAAACACGCATGGACGACAGTACATAGTTTTTAATTCAAAAAGCAGggttttttttatatttcagCAAATCACTCAGCCGCTCATTTTGACGCTCTTATCGCACAGTAATATAAGGAAAATCTCATTCAGGCAAGCaggaaagtaaaaaataatCTGTGTTTAACTGTTAATTAATGCAAATTAAATCATTGGATACTTTTTACTAAAAATACATTGGAAATAACGAAATTAAATGCATTATTAAGTGTTTTATGAACATTCAGCATGCGGTCACTAAAAGACAGAGATATAAGTCATGgagtttgacctctgaccttgggTGACTGACTCACTCTTGTTAGTATTCCACTGCAGATGTGACCATCACTGCAAGGTCactggagaatgtgtgtgggtatgtgtgtgtgtggatgtgggtcgTAAGCTTCTAAAGGGCACAGAAATAAACATGAAACAGGTTTTCACAACCTTCTCAACTATATGAACACCACTTCAGGTAAACTTGCACCCTCTGAACCAGAACGAGTGGCCTCACTCCTGAACCCGTTAACTTCCTGCggtgaaaaaacaaacaaaacgccCACACATTTCTGTCTGCCCCTAGATTCTAGCTTCTCGAAACCTTACAGTGATTAAATCCTCTTCACCAAAACAGGACCAGACAGTTGTGGCGACACAGAGTCATGTTTCGTGAGGGCGAGGGGGTGTGAGggcggggtgggcggggggagaCGATGACGTCAGACGTAGCCCGTGACGTCGTAGCCGGCTGCCGGGTTCTGCCTGGGGTTCATCTTGCCGTCCTGGGCGTGTCCGCCTGACCGGGCACTGGAGCTGCCAGTGTAGCTCCTAGCCAGCATCACCTCCTTCACACCCCCAGCCTTCGCCCCCATCTGGAGGGTGGGGTTGCGGTAGGTCTGGGAGCTGGTGCGGGCGTGGGCCGAGGGCCCCATGGCCGTGGTGGGGTAGGGGTACCCTCCCCCGTGCCTCCTCGCCCCCAGGCCAACGTCCCGCTCGTCGCAGAAGGACACGCAGAGCAGCCCGCCGCCCAGCATGGAGAGCAGAGCGGACGCCAGGCCGATGTATAGGCTCTCCCCCAGCTCGAACTTCATGCTGGCGGGCAGGCCGGGCTGGTAGAAGGTCTGCACCACCTCGTGGGTCGTCCACGACACGGGGATGAGCGCCAGGAAGCCCGCGGCGAGGAACAGCACGCCCCCGCATCCCGCCACGCGGGTCTTGGCGCCGGAACCCTCCAGGCACACGGTGCACTGCATCCCCAGGGTCGTCGTGGCGACGGCGAGGACGGAGAGGACCACGGACATGACCATGAGGGCGCGCGACGCCTGCAGGTCGGAGGGCAGCGCCAGCATGGAGTTGTAGGTCTCGCACTGGAAGGTTCCGGTGCTCTGGTACACGCACTCCATCCACAGGCCCTTCATGTTTCCCACGGCCGTGACGATGTTGGAGCCGATGTGCGCCGACGTCCGCCAATAGGGCAGCACCGTGGCAACCAGCGTCCCGAGCATGCCCAGTAGACCCAGGAAGAAGCCCATGAGTTCCAGGGCCAAGGACGCCATGATGGAGGTCGGAAGGTCGAGGCGGTTTTTCTTTCACGAAGGTGGCTTGGCTTTTTCTCTCCTTGTTGACGTGAGGGCGTGCGAGCCCAGTTTGTGCGGCTGTGTGGTCctctcactcgcacacacacacctctcgctGGCCCCGTTTGTTCTCCTCGGTCAAACGTTCCGATGTAATCCTCTTTTacgtctttgtttctctctaaaTTCTATAAATtggatttttctctctctctctctttattgttcctcctctctctcttcttccctctggTTTACTCTCTCGCTCGCCCTTTCTACCTTTCTCGGCGGGATGTTCCCCTTTCCacgtctgtcagtgtgtgtgtgtccgctctCCTGTCTGTCGATCGCCCCAGGTCCTTCACCCCTCCATGTGTACACAGATAAACCCAGTTTCCCTCCCCGAGAGAGTTAAATATTCACTCATCActcatctctccccacccccaaaaACAACAGACTGTTGGTCTGTTCACCCATGTACAGTCCAGTGCGGTCCCAGGCCCCTGGCCGGGCAGGGGGGGCACAGCCGGCTGGTGGCACAGCCGGCTGGTGACACAagcatggtctttctgctgctGTCTTGTCTGTGTAAACACAACCGATTAGGGGAAGAATGAAAGAACAAAGGAATGATTGAATTAATAAATCACAGAATGGGAACTCCCTTTATAATCCTGCCGAGATTTACTGTAGCATTCCTGCTTACGGAACAGCCGGACTAACTGCCACTTGTGTTCCAGTTTGACTACATACATGAAAGACATTCaaatgagacattttacaaaggTTAAGTCATTGGTTTTGTGGTTCAAATTTGCAACTTGAGCTTCATagtaaagtgtttgtgtgtatacctACCCAATGATAACTGTGTCTACACATTCTAACTCTATAGACAGCCATGGTTCTTATGGAGTGATTGGTCACAGAAAGGAAGCAATTAAAGACATGCACAAAtccacacaagtacacacacacacatgtacacacacacactctctctcactgatgATATTGTTGACAGAGAAATATAGACACAGCAAATTCAGGTGTACACAACaacgacaacacacacacactacctaccTCAACAACTCCCCTGACTCAGATGAGGATCCACATCAATCCCTCAAAACATGTGTCTCTTCTcatgtcaagtgtgtgtgtgtccatgtggagGTCAGCTAGTTATGCAGGTCTGCTTGCATTCCCAGACCCTGTATCAGATACAACTCCCTCTTCCTAATCGTTTCAAATCTCTGCTCACATGTTGCCAACATCGTAATGAGATTAGGATTTAACCCAGGCTCCTGTCCAGTCATGCAAAAGAGGAGAGGCCAAGGTCCAAACCCAGAAGCTTAGAACCGCACCATAGGGTTCTAGACCACAGGGTTCTAAACCTCAAGGTTCCAGGCCTCAGGGTTCCAGGCCTCAGGGTTCTAGACCTCGGGGTTCTAGACCTCGGGGTTCTAGACCTCAGGGTTCTAGACCTCAGGGTTCTATACCTCAAGGTTCTAGACCTCAGAGTTCTAGACCTCAGGGTTCCTCAGGATTCCAAACCTCATTGTGTCTGTGGAGGTTAGGCACCTCCAAAACTCTCAGTACTCGAAACAAGCAGTAACCATGTGTGGCCACTAGAGGGCGATCTCCTGTTGAATGTGACGTGTGAGACCAGCATATTATCCATCACTTGATTGTTGTTCAGAGGAGGGTGTCTGGGCTGTGAGGTGTGTCTGTGACCCAGGTCAGCATAACCATAGTAACCGGCTCAGGTCGGCTGCTGTCCAGTGTAGTTGTGTGGACCACAGTCTGACCCCACTGCTACCCTTCCCGACTGAccacctctcctcacacctccgGCCTCATTTGTGGAGGTGTTGGAGCATCACCGTGGCTGCctgacacctccacacacacacacacacacacacctccacacacacctccacaggcaCACTCcaggagcctctctctcctggcaccTTGTTGGAGCCAGTTTCACCCTCAGGAGAAACACTCTCCTCACTTTCCAGTACTGACCTCACTTTTCCCACATCAACACCTCGCGTACATactccctggacacacacacaatgaccacaCAGCAACACTTTCTGACCTGAACACTCACAGAAATACGAGGACCATATAAAATACGTTATCTGACCTGGGGCCTTTTCCATGAAGCAAGTTTACagaataagccaggcttatgtcGACTACTTTCCCTGGCATAAGCCTGGCTTATCCGGCAAACTTGCGTTATGGAACAGGAACCATTCCTGTGAACCACAGATGTGTTGTTTATTATTCACTTATATCTGGTTGTTTGTGGTTTGCTGTTTTTGTAGCATGTTCTATTCTGTCACTCCGTTTAGTACGTGGTGTCTCGTGGgtagatcgtgtgtgtgtgtgtgtgtccagggagtATGTACGAGAGGTGTTGATGTGGGAACAGTGAGGTCAGTCCTGGAAGGTGAGGAGAGTGTTTCTCCTGAGGGTGAAACTGGCTCCAACAAggtgccaggagagagagggtcctGGAGTGtgcctgtggaggtgtgtgtggaggtgtgtgtgtgtgtgtgtgtggaggtgtcagGCAACCACGGTGatgctccatcacctccacaaatgaggctggaggtgtgaggagaggtggTCAGTCGGGAGGGGTGGCAGTGGGGTCAGACTGTGGTCCACATAACTACACTGGACAGCAGCCGACCTGAGCCGGTTACTATGGTTATTGATCCCCTGGTTACGGGTCAACTCACTGGTCACCTTGTGACCTGGTGACCACTGCAAAGGCGTTTGCTGTTTTGCCATTTAAACATAACCGTCACCAGACGGGCGGATTGTCACGTCTTCAGTTGCTGTGTTTTTAAGGCTCGGCTGAGATAAGCGGTTGTTTTCACCTTCCAGAATGAAAATATGGACATAGGACTAGAGGGCAGTTTGTCACCGTCAACAAATGTGAAAAAAAcagtggggcacacacacacgcagacacac
The Osmerus mordax isolate fOsmMor3 chromosome 25, fOsmMor3.pri, whole genome shotgun sequence DNA segment above includes these coding regions:
- the rbm41 gene encoding RNA-binding protein 41; the encoded protein is MIGSASPLSACSSSTDRITAIRVPRGKPRKNNTRSMRRVTRHACEDGPLLEDQETEGQRRLHGLLVQQLDTDANIDRCLAKRKCFAPAALYKPFGEQAAGVRSLSQFQALQDGEREQTSLRELGLTDTEIELWLSREALHVAEKGVLPAPGAMQQRLQVIRDKMEARAELLACPQRFSASRPLSRREMEIERALFHGNDRLGFLTALYHQEEDAADDQQGATSSNTLDSLYRNVLSEGRKRTSPSQDPPPPQTNQSQSSLTHEDQSQGWTDCQPEPWGQSHRAADESGLSKDTVGQSQLQNRPGRFSAPKRINISQPIGSLCGAVEAGSGGPLTVRGEILEISDGEILENRESEEGIRNIPRFHNYQPGEPSKVLCVRNLTGQASVAQLVALFSRFQGEGGPPVLYRLLTGRLKGQAFITLSDTETAQVALRLVNGYRLLGKPLVIEFGRQRSGEEKGGEGGEGGGTAGR
- the cldn2 gene encoding claudin-2 — translated: MASLALELMGFFLGLLGMLGTLVATVLPYWRTSAHIGSNIVTAVGNMKGLWMECVYQSTGTFQCETYNSMLALPSDLQASRALMVMSVVLSVLAVATTTLGMQCTVCLEGSGAKTRVAGCGGVLFLAAGFLALIPVSWTTHEVVQTFYQPGLPASMKFELGESLYIGLASALLSMLGGGLLCVSFCDERDVGLGARRHGGGYPYPTTAMGPSAHARTSSQTYRNPTLQMGAKAGGVKEVMLARSYTGSSSARSGGHAQDGKMNPRQNPAAGYDVTGYV